One stretch of Gambusia affinis linkage group LG05, SWU_Gaff_1.0, whole genome shotgun sequence DNA includes these proteins:
- the si:ch73-54f23.4 gene encoding zinc-binding protein A33: protein MYQNHTKDTSNNCSKSLLCENKAKLVQAIKRIKHEVDECREAERDTYTDSVEVENKFDKLEREIRAEFQNLHRFLEEEEYQELERLKRERQKLLKQLKEREKKIDAQGRDLERAIRVLNSKLAEEDSPKLFKEIQDLVKRSQVHFIRPAEVDTEVHSGWFVGPIQYRIWKHMKSCLYPNITSVRFDPDTAHPNLCLSESCTSVWFDEEKDASEVQANPRRFHYYYCLLGHQGFSTGRHYWEVEVGYKTAWRLGVAREDVPRGETTATGTSIGLWTLAFKGGSVLACTDPEPTKITVSTQLVRIGVFLDCEGEEVTFYNAVTMAPIYTFSMETVMVPLFPFFNPCDTDEGKNTAPITIFNPLL from the exons AACCACACCAAAGACACAAGCAACAACTGCAGCAAAAGCCTTCTCTGTGAGAACAAG GCCAAGCTTGTTCAGGCTAttaaaagaatcaaacatgAGGTAGACGAATgcagagaagcagagagagacaCGTACACAGACTCGGTGGAAGTCGAG AACAAGTTTGATAAACTAGAACGAGAAATCAGAGCCGAGTTTCAGAACCTCCATCGCTtcctggaggaggaagagtatCAGGAGCTGGAAAGactgaagagagagagacagaaactgctgaagcagctgaaggagagggagaagaagaTAGACGCACAAGGAAGGGACCTGGAGAGAGCAATAAGGGTGCTGAACAGCAAGTTGGCCGAGGAGGATAGTCCTAAACTGTTCAAA GAAATCCAAGATCTTGTAAAAAG GTCTCAGGTCCACTTCATTCGTCCTGCAGAGGTGGACACAGAGGTCCACTCAGGTTGGTTTGTGGGTCCCATCCAATACAGGATATGGAAACACATGAAAAGCTGCCTCTACCCAA ATATTACATCGGTGAGGTTTGACCCGGACACTGCCCACCCTAATCTATGCTTGTCTGAGTCCTGCACTTCCGTTTGGTTCGATGAAGAGAAAGATGCTTCAGAGGTCCAGGCCAACCCACGTCGGTTCCACTATTACTACTGTCTCCTGGGCCACCAGGGCTTCAGCACCGGCCGACACTACTGGGAGGTGGAGGTGGGCTACAAGACGGCGTGGAGGCTGGGTGTGGCGCGGGAGGATGTTCCCAGAGGAGAAACGACGGCGACCGGAACCTCAATCGGCCTCTGGACTTTGGCCTTCAAGGGCGGATCTGTTTTGGCCTGCACAGATCCGGAACCCACCAAGATCACCGTGTCCACCCAGCTGGTCCGCATCGGTGTGTTCTTGGATTGTGAGGGCGAGGAGGTGACTTTCTACAATGCTGTTACCATGGCGCCCATTTACACTTTCTCCATGGAAACCGTCATGGTTCCCCTGTTTCCCTTCTTCAACCCGTGTGACACAGACGAAGGAAAGAACACAGCGCCAATCACAATCTTTAACCCCTTGCTTTAG